From Bosea sp. NBC_00550, the proteins below share one genomic window:
- a CDS encoding SulP family inorganic anion transporter, translating into MQAASMHGNDSNAGGLRFDVVAGLTAAAVVLPKAMAYATVAGLPVQVGLYTSLVPMAVYGLLGSSRVLSVSSTTTLAILTGAQLGAVVPDGDPTKLLAATATLTALVGALLLLARLLRLGFVANFISAPVLTGFKAGIGLVILLDQAPKLFGVHITKQSFFADILSVVRALPEASLLTVAVAAATVIVLIGMELLKPHSPAPLIAVAGAIAASWIFHLGAQGVSTVGHIPQGLPSLTLPNLALALQLLPGAFGIALMSFTETIAAGRAFVRPRDPPINANRELVATGAANLVGSLLGAMPGGGGTSQTGVVRAAGGRTQAASLVTAAAALATMLLFAPLLGLLPNATLAAIVIVYSIPLIQPAEFNAIRRVRTMEFRWAIVATLGVLIFGTLQGIVIAVILSLIGLASQTFHPRVTVIGRKRGADVLRPLGPENPDDETFEGLLIVRPEGRLFFINAQDVVDQIAALVGQHKPRVLALDLSRVPDIEYSALQMLLEGERRMAEQAVTVWFVGLNPGALEVIRHAGLDTLLGPDRLLFNARGAIERYTALNSLTVNAAGLVPEPKA; encoded by the coding sequence ATGCAGGCTGCTTCGATGCACGGGAACGACTCGAATGCTGGCGGGCTCCGCTTCGACGTCGTCGCGGGGCTTACCGCGGCCGCCGTCGTGCTGCCCAAGGCCATGGCCTACGCCACCGTGGCGGGCCTGCCCGTACAGGTTGGTCTCTACACCTCCCTCGTGCCGATGGCCGTCTACGGATTGCTCGGCTCCTCCCGCGTACTCAGCGTCAGTTCCACCACCACGCTTGCTATCCTCACTGGCGCCCAACTCGGTGCAGTGGTCCCGGACGGCGACCCGACCAAGCTGCTCGCCGCGACGGCGACGCTGACGGCCCTGGTTGGCGCCTTGTTGCTTCTCGCCAGGCTCCTGCGCCTAGGCTTCGTCGCCAATTTCATCTCCGCGCCGGTACTCACAGGTTTCAAGGCCGGCATCGGCCTCGTAATCCTGCTGGACCAGGCGCCCAAGCTCTTCGGAGTGCACATCACAAAACAGTCCTTCTTTGCCGACATTCTGAGCGTCGTGCGCGCGCTTCCGGAGGCGTCACTGCTGACTGTCGCGGTAGCGGCGGCGACTGTGATCGTCCTGATCGGGATGGAGCTTCTCAAGCCGCATTCGCCCGCCCCCCTCATCGCAGTGGCCGGCGCGATCGCAGCCTCGTGGATCTTTCACCTGGGCGCTCAGGGCGTCTCTACCGTGGGGCATATACCGCAGGGCCTTCCGTCGTTGACGCTTCCCAATCTTGCGCTCGCACTGCAACTGCTGCCGGGAGCGTTCGGGATTGCCCTGATGAGTTTCACCGAAACCATTGCGGCTGGCCGGGCTTTTGTTCGCCCTCGCGATCCTCCGATCAATGCCAATCGAGAGTTGGTGGCGACAGGCGCAGCCAATCTCGTCGGCTCCTTGCTTGGCGCGATGCCGGGCGGCGGCGGCACGTCGCAAACGGGCGTTGTTCGCGCAGCGGGCGGGCGAACACAGGCGGCCTCGCTGGTGACTGCGGCGGCAGCTCTTGCAACCATGCTCCTGTTCGCGCCTTTGCTCGGCCTCCTGCCGAACGCCACGCTGGCAGCCATCGTCATCGTCTACTCAATTCCCCTTATCCAGCCGGCGGAGTTCAACGCCATTCGCCGAGTGCGCACGATGGAGTTCCGCTGGGCGATTGTCGCAACCCTTGGCGTCCTGATCTTTGGAACCCTTCAGGGTATTGTCATCGCGGTCATCCTGTCGCTGATCGGACTGGCCAGCCAGACTTTCCACCCCCGGGTTACGGTGATCGGCCGCAAGCGTGGAGCCGACGTGCTCCGCCCTCTTGGACCTGAAAACCCCGATGACGAAACCTTCGAGGGATTGTTGATCGTGCGGCCGGAAGGGCGGCTCTTCTTCATCAATGCACAGGATGTGGTTGATCAGATCGCCGCTCTCGTTGGTCAGCATAAGCCGCGGGTCCTCGCGCTCGACCTCAGCCGCGTTCCGGACATCGAGTATTCGGCCCTCCAGATGCTGCTGGAAGGCGAGAGACGGATGGCAGAACAGGCTGTCACAGTCTGGTTCGTGGGCCTGAACCCTGGTGCGCTCGAGGTCATTCGCCATGCAGGCCTGGACACGTTGCTTGGCCCAGACCGGTTGCTCTTCAACGCACGCGGTGCCATCGAACGCTACACGGCGCTGAACTCGCTAACCGTCAACGCTGCCGGGTTGGTTCCTGAGCCAAAAGCGTGA
- a CDS encoding DUF2252 domain-containing protein: MKAGKALRDRVSRPQHRTWAPNGSRPDPLALLQAADADRIPELVPIRYGRMLQSPFAFYRGSAGIMAADLSTTPNTGMQVQACGDCHLMNFGGFATPERNILFDINDFDETLPAPWEWDIKRLATSFVLAARSIGLPARTARDTAIACVRSYRRHLATYAEMHPLDVWYARVTGDDLVSLAPARERGRIQKRIAKAAQQDGSETDFPKITDMVGGRIRIRDMPPLIYHPEGSRGPDFEEQLKRIFRDYRETLSEDRRVLLDRYHLVDAAIKVVGVGSVGRRCWVVLMMSSCNDPLFLQFKEAVTSVLEPYAGTSAYSQHGQRVVVGQRLMQPASDLFLGWVTAELSGKQFYVRQLRDAKIKPLVVTFDAELLLSYALACGWVLARAHAVAGNAAGISGYLGSNDQFDEALGDFSVSYADQAERDHAALKAAVRQGKVKAYLDA, encoded by the coding sequence ATGAAGGCCGGGAAGGCGCTCCGTGATCGCGTTTCGCGCCCACAGCACAGGACATGGGCGCCTAATGGAAGCCGCCCCGACCCGCTCGCCCTCCTGCAGGCTGCCGATGCCGATCGCATTCCCGAACTCGTTCCCATCCGCTATGGGCGCATGCTGCAGTCGCCCTTCGCGTTCTACCGGGGGTCGGCCGGCATCATGGCGGCCGATCTCAGCACCACGCCGAACACCGGAATGCAGGTGCAGGCCTGCGGCGACTGCCACCTGATGAATTTCGGGGGCTTTGCCACGCCCGAACGCAACATCCTCTTCGACATCAATGATTTCGACGAGACTCTTCCGGCCCCCTGGGAGTGGGACATCAAGCGGCTTGCGACCTCGTTCGTCCTCGCAGCCCGGTCGATCGGATTGCCGGCCAGGACGGCGCGTGACACCGCCATCGCCTGCGTGCGCAGCTACCGCAGGCACCTTGCCACTTACGCGGAAATGCATCCGCTCGACGTCTGGTACGCGCGCGTCACCGGTGACGATCTCGTCTCCCTGGCGCCAGCGCGAGAACGTGGCCGGATCCAGAAGCGGATCGCGAAAGCGGCCCAGCAGGACGGCTCTGAAACTGATTTTCCCAAGATCACGGACATGGTGGGCGGCCGCATCCGCATTCGCGACATGCCGCCCCTGATCTACCATCCCGAGGGATCGCGTGGTCCGGATTTCGAGGAGCAGTTGAAGCGGATCTTCCGCGATTACCGGGAGACCCTGTCAGAGGACCGTCGCGTCCTGCTCGACCGCTATCATCTGGTGGACGCAGCCATCAAGGTCGTTGGCGTCGGCAGCGTCGGGCGCCGCTGCTGGGTTGTCCTGATGATGTCGTCCTGCAACGACCCCTTGTTCCTGCAGTTCAAGGAGGCGGTGACCTCGGTGCTGGAGCCCTATGCCGGCACAAGCGCCTATTCCCAGCACGGCCAGCGTGTCGTCGTCGGGCAGCGCCTGATGCAGCCTGCGTCGGATCTGTTCCTTGGCTGGGTCACCGCCGAGCTTTCGGGCAAGCAGTTCTATGTGCGCCAGTTGCGTGATGCCAAGATCAAGCCGCTTGTCGTGACCTTCGACGCGGAGCTGCTCCTGAGCTACGCCCTCGCCTGCGGCTGGGTGCTGGCGCGCGCCCATGCTGTCGCCGGCAACGCTGCCGGCATCAGCGGCTATCTCGGATCGAACGACCAGTTCGACGAGGCCCTGGGGGATTTCTCCGTGAGCTATGCCGACCAGGCCGAGCGCGATCATGCCGCCCTCAAGGCCGCCGTGCGCCAGGGCAAGGTCAAGGCCTATCTGGACGCCTAG
- the phhA gene encoding phenylalanine 4-monooxygenase, whose product MPGHALLTAQTVEECIIDQGWERYTPEDHAIWRVLFERQQRTLRGHVCQEYLDGLAALGIGPEGVPNFARMNERLRRLTGWEVVAVPGLIPSRPFFQMLANRQFPAGTFIRSREQLDYLEEPDVFHDVFGHVPLLTNPAYADYMNEYGRIGLVAVETKGVKFLARLNWYTIEFGLIRKPEGIRIYGAGIVSSFGEAKYVVDDPSAHHVAFNLERVLRTGYYIDDFQATYFVIDRFEDLFDLLSGTDFTKRFEELRALPAHTPFDILPQDVVIRKGTGHFWRDFPVAKAKLK is encoded by the coding sequence ATGCCCGGACATGCTCTTTTGACCGCGCAGACGGTCGAGGAATGCATCATCGACCAAGGCTGGGAGCGCTACACCCCCGAGGACCACGCCATTTGGCGCGTGCTGTTCGAGCGTCAGCAGCGGACCCTGAGGGGCCATGTGTGCCAGGAATATCTCGACGGCCTCGCCGCGCTGGGCATCGGCCCCGAAGGCGTGCCGAATTTCGCGCGCATGAACGAGCGGCTTCGGCGGCTGACCGGCTGGGAGGTGGTGGCGGTGCCGGGGCTCATCCCGTCGCGCCCCTTCTTCCAGATGCTTGCCAACCGCCAGTTTCCGGCCGGCACCTTCATCCGCAGCCGCGAGCAGCTCGACTATCTGGAGGAGCCCGACGTCTTCCACGATGTCTTCGGCCACGTGCCGCTGCTGACCAATCCCGCCTATGCCGACTACATGAACGAATATGGCCGCATCGGGCTCGTCGCCGTCGAGACCAAGGGGGTGAAGTTCCTCGCCCGCCTCAACTGGTACACCATCGAATTCGGGCTGATCCGCAAGCCCGAGGGGATCCGCATCTACGGCGCCGGCATCGTCTCGTCCTTCGGCGAGGCAAAATACGTGGTGGACGACCCCTCCGCCCACCACGTGGCCTTCAATCTGGAGCGCGTGCTGCGCACCGGCTATTACATCGACGATTTCCAGGCGACCTATTTCGTCATCGACCGCTTCGAGGACCTGTTCGACCTGCTCAGCGGCACCGATTTCACCAAGCGTTTCGAGGAACTGCGCGCTCTGCCGGCCCACACGCCCTTCGACATCCTGCCGCAGGACGTGGTCATCCGGAAAGGCACCGGCCATTTCTGGCGCGATTTCCCGGTAGCGAAAGCGAAGCTGAAGTGA
- a CDS encoding phospholipase D family protein: MNWLGRVLNGRAARPWSDDQRSASTAFGDPASTRLGQSFGAAAAEHPGLSGFSLLIHGREAFIARLALADMAERSLDMQYYSWDGDITGRIIVDSVMKAADRGVRVRLLVDDAFYKASDAVKAALDAHPNVEIRLFNPVANRRWSALDYIVDFGRLNRRMHNKLMVADNAAAIVGGRNIGDIYYGVNTIANYRDLDVLAVGPVVRNLSDVFDRFWNSPSAVPIAALVERSYGAADLDAILIRLRGEIDAAKYPYPIDQDLDELAAQSAELRDNLVWAQGRVIADDPETIAPGIESDHVVAFIRGRVAELKQELLVETPYFVLPARAQATVKALHQRNVRVRVLTNSLASNDMLPAHSGYAKTRRRLLENGMELYELRPDTDAYRPGWSLRSGRSPAALHAKAMAFDREAVFIGSFNLDPRSAVINTEAGLYIESPELAERLVAYMATGVVPANSYRVLLAPNGGIVWETARDGQSVHYRDEPETRFRRRLGADLLKLLPIDSQL; the protein is encoded by the coding sequence GTGAATTGGCTGGGACGGGTTCTCAACGGCCGTGCCGCCCGCCCTTGGTCCGACGATCAGCGCAGCGCATCGACGGCGTTCGGGGATCCCGCTTCGACCAGGCTGGGACAATCCTTCGGCGCGGCCGCCGCCGAGCATCCCGGCCTCTCCGGCTTCAGCCTCCTGATCCACGGGCGCGAGGCCTTCATCGCCCGTCTCGCGCTTGCCGACATGGCCGAGCGCAGTCTCGACATGCAGTATTATTCCTGGGACGGCGATATCACCGGTCGGATCATCGTCGATAGCGTGATGAAGGCGGCCGATCGCGGAGTCAGGGTCCGTCTTCTCGTCGACGACGCTTTCTACAAGGCCAGCGATGCCGTCAAGGCCGCGCTCGACGCTCACCCCAATGTCGAGATCCGCCTGTTCAATCCGGTGGCAAATCGGCGCTGGTCAGCGCTTGATTACATCGTCGATTTCGGCCGGTTGAACCGCCGCATGCACAACAAGCTGATGGTTGCCGACAATGCTGCGGCGATCGTGGGCGGCCGCAATATCGGTGACATCTATTATGGCGTGAACACGATCGCCAATTATCGCGATCTGGACGTTTTGGCGGTCGGGCCCGTCGTCCGCAATCTGTCCGATGTCTTCGACCGGTTCTGGAACAGCCCGTCGGCCGTGCCGATCGCGGCGCTCGTCGAGCGCAGTTATGGCGCTGCCGATCTCGATGCCATCCTCATTCGCCTGCGCGGGGAGATCGACGCGGCCAAATACCCTTATCCGATCGACCAGGACCTCGACGAACTGGCGGCCCAGAGCGCGGAGCTTCGCGATAATCTCGTCTGGGCACAGGGCCGGGTCATCGCCGACGATCCGGAAACCATCGCGCCGGGCATCGAGAGCGACCATGTGGTTGCGTTCATCCGCGGGCGGGTCGCCGAGCTGAAGCAAGAACTGCTGGTCGAGACGCCGTATTTCGTTCTGCCCGCCAGGGCGCAGGCAACCGTCAAGGCGCTGCACCAGCGCAATGTCCGGGTGCGCGTGTTGACCAATTCGCTGGCTTCGAACGACATGCTGCCGGCGCATTCAGGCTACGCCAAGACCCGCAGGCGGCTGCTGGAGAACGGCATGGAGCTCTACGAGCTGCGCCCGGATACCGACGCCTACCGGCCGGGCTGGTCGCTCCGTTCCGGCCGGTCACCCGCAGCCTTGCACGCCAAGGCCATGGCCTTCGACCGCGAGGCTGTGTTCATCGGCAGCTTCAACCTCGATCCGCGCTCCGCCGTGATCAACACCGAAGCCGGGCTCTATATCGAGAGCCCGGAGCTGGCGGAAAGGCTGGTCGCCTACATGGCCACGGGCGTCGTGCCCGCCAACAGCTACCGCGTTCTTCTTGCCCCGAATGGCGGCATCGTCTGGGAGACGGCGCGGGATGGGCAAAGCGTCCATTATCGCGACGAGCCCGAGACCCGCTTCCGCCGGCGTCTCGGCGCGGACCTGTTGAAGCTCCTGCCGATCGACTCGCAACTCTGA
- a CDS encoding HlyD family type I secretion periplasmic adaptor subunit translates to MKLSMNIAKKLSLHATRWRRRLEPALVGARRMILLARTPAEAGGDWRTPVQKGYIVVAVALGAGGAWAATARLDSAVVAHGSVVVESDRKAVQHLEGGIVEAVAVRDGSEVRAGEVLLRLDATHAAAQRSVARLGVLQALGEEARLTAQIDQLDRIAFSNELTEAGESKEARRIVLDQERLFKERVSAQKMEVSILGERLTQSRKQYESTEAQRNSATTQAASINDELTKLRPLADQGYIAATRINPLRRSLTELEGRIGSLNADLARLSVANDEIRLQMSQIGFKAAEEASTKVADCRVRLADAREKLRIAEDVLARAEVRAPRAGRVVASKVHTVGAVVKPGETMMEIVPQDDDLVVTAKISPMDVNSLRPGMAAEVRLPSFKGRATPFTVGEVKSVAADALRDDVSQQMVYELRVSVSASGFPPKIRSKLKPGMPAEVFVPTGERTALAYLMQPLMDSVRSGLREE, encoded by the coding sequence AAGCAGGCGGCGATTGGCGGACCCCTGTTCAGAAGGGCTACATCGTCGTCGCCGTTGCATTGGGGGCCGGAGGAGCCTGGGCGGCGACCGCCCGCCTCGACAGCGCCGTCGTGGCCCATGGCAGCGTCGTCGTGGAGAGCGACCGGAAAGCGGTCCAGCATCTCGAGGGAGGCATCGTCGAGGCTGTCGCGGTGCGTGACGGTTCCGAGGTTCGCGCCGGCGAGGTGCTGTTGCGGCTCGACGCCACGCATGCCGCCGCGCAGCGCAGCGTGGCGCGGCTCGGCGTCCTCCAGGCTTTGGGCGAGGAAGCGCGGCTTACCGCACAGATCGACCAGCTCGACCGCATCGCCTTCTCGAATGAACTGACCGAGGCCGGCGAGAGCAAGGAGGCGCGCCGGATCGTGCTCGACCAGGAACGCCTCTTCAAGGAGCGCGTCTCGGCCCAGAAGATGGAGGTCTCCATTCTGGGAGAGCGTCTGACGCAATCCCGGAAGCAATATGAATCGACCGAGGCGCAGCGCAATTCTGCGACGACCCAGGCGGCCAGCATCAACGACGAACTCACCAAGCTGCGGCCTCTCGCCGATCAGGGCTACATCGCGGCGACGCGCATCAACCCGCTGCGCCGGTCGCTGACCGAACTCGAGGGCCGCATCGGCTCGCTGAATGCGGATCTCGCGCGCCTGTCCGTGGCCAATGACGAAATCCGGCTCCAGATGAGCCAGATCGGCTTCAAGGCCGCGGAAGAGGCATCGACGAAGGTCGCGGACTGCCGGGTCAGGCTCGCCGATGCCCGCGAGAAGCTGCGCATCGCCGAGGATGTGCTGGCGCGTGCGGAAGTCCGCGCCCCGCGCGCCGGCCGGGTCGTGGCGTCGAAGGTCCATACGGTCGGAGCGGTGGTGAAGCCGGGCGAGACCATGATGGAAATCGTGCCCCAGGACGACGATCTCGTCGTCACCGCCAAGATCTCGCCGATGGACGTGAACAGCCTCCGCCCCGGCATGGCGGCCGAGGTGCGCCTGCCCTCGTTCAAGGGACGGGCGACGCCCTTCACCGTCGGCGAGGTCAAGTCCGTAGCGGCCGATGCGCTGCGCGACGATGTCTCCCAGCAGATGGTCTATGAGCTGCGCGTCAGTGTTTCGGCCTCGGGCTTCCCCCCGAAGATCCGTTCGAAACTCAAGCCCGGCATGCCGGCCGAGGTCTTCGTGCCGACAGGCGAGCGCACCGCCCTTGCCTATCTGATGCAGCCCCTGATGGATTCCGTGCGTTCGGGCCTCAGGGAGGAGTGA
- a CDS encoding potassium channel family protein — MEPKEKRRAFFFAFAQQFRVVGPILSGVVVVMAAIGLVIGRIEDWRMGEALYFTFVTGLTIGYGDFAPKHFSSRVLAIFIGFSGIVLTGLVAAVSVEALRATEIDSIDKK; from the coding sequence ATGGAACCCAAAGAGAAACGGCGCGCCTTTTTCTTCGCCTTCGCGCAACAATTCCGTGTGGTCGGGCCAATTCTGTCCGGAGTCGTGGTTGTCATGGCCGCGATTGGCTTGGTGATCGGACGCATCGAGGATTGGAGGATGGGCGAAGCGCTCTACTTCACGTTCGTCACCGGACTTACGATCGGTTACGGAGATTTTGCGCCCAAACATTTCAGCTCGCGCGTGCTCGCCATCTTCATTGGATTCTCCGGCATCGTTCTGACCGGGCTTGTCGCGGCAGTCAGCGTCGAGGCACTCCGCGCGACGGAGATCGATTCTATCGACAAGAAATAA
- a CDS encoding amidohydrolase family protein gives MPTHNALDLVFRQAVIPGRDEPLDIGVSAGRIATIAPRLVCDAPAIDVAGRTVIAGFVDSHVHLDKACLLDRCGHVHGGLGDAIAAVAAMKRAFTEADVYKRGARVIEKAIAKGTTRMRTHVEVDPRAGLRSFTAVKALKADYAWALDLSICVFPQEGLTNDPGAEELLIEALRNGADLLGGCPYTDTDPAAQIDRLFELAQEFDVDLDFHLDFDLDPSWMHLEEVCRQTERHGWGGRVAIGHVTKLSMVTPEALASIGCRLAEAGIALTVLPATDLYLTARELTHAKPRGVTPAHLLVDQGVICSVATNNVLNPFTPFGDASLLRMANLYANVVQCEPPLFERCLDLVTSLPARLMRLDDYGIAPGNPADLIVLDAPTPADALAEIAEPVMGFKHGRLSFERPSARLHALAR, from the coding sequence ATGCCCACGCACAACGCCCTTGATCTCGTCTTTCGCCAAGCTGTCATTCCTGGGCGCGACGAGCCGCTCGACATCGGTGTCAGCGCCGGACGAATCGCCACGATCGCGCCACGCCTCGTCTGTGACGCACCCGCGATCGACGTCGCCGGCCGCACCGTCATCGCAGGCTTCGTCGACAGCCATGTCCATCTCGACAAGGCCTGCCTGCTCGATCGCTGCGGGCATGTTCACGGTGGGCTCGGGGATGCGATCGCGGCGGTCGCCGCGATGAAGCGCGCGTTCACGGAGGCGGATGTCTACAAGCGTGGCGCGCGCGTGATCGAGAAAGCGATCGCGAAAGGCACGACCCGCATGCGCACCCATGTCGAGGTCGATCCGCGAGCGGGCCTACGCAGCTTCACCGCCGTCAAAGCGTTGAAGGCCGATTACGCCTGGGCGCTCGATCTCTCGATTTGTGTCTTTCCCCAGGAAGGGCTCACCAATGATCCCGGAGCCGAAGAGCTGCTGATCGAGGCCCTGCGGAACGGCGCCGACCTGCTGGGCGGCTGCCCCTATACCGACACCGATCCGGCGGCGCAGATCGATCGGCTCTTCGAACTCGCGCAGGAATTCGATGTGGATCTCGACTTCCACCTGGATTTCGACCTGGACCCCAGCTGGATGCATCTTGAGGAGGTCTGCCGCCAGACCGAGCGACATGGCTGGGGCGGCCGGGTCGCGATCGGGCATGTCACCAAGCTGTCGATGGTGACACCGGAAGCGCTTGCGTCGATCGGGTGCCGGCTCGCCGAAGCGGGCATCGCGCTGACGGTGCTGCCCGCGACGGATCTTTATTTGACGGCGCGAGAGCTGACGCACGCGAAGCCGCGTGGCGTGACGCCGGCCCACTTGCTCGTCGACCAGGGCGTGATCTGCTCGGTCGCAACAAACAATGTCTTGAACCCTTTCACGCCGTTCGGCGACGCCTCCCTGCTGCGCATGGCCAATCTCTACGCCAACGTCGTCCAATGCGAGCCGCCGCTCTTCGAGCGCTGCCTCGATCTCGTCACGTCCCTTCCGGCCAGGCTCATGCGACTCGACGACTACGGCATCGCCCCTGGCAACCCCGCCGACCTCATTGTCCTCGACGCCCCCACGCCGGCTGACGCACTCGCCGAAATCGCAGAGCCCGTCATGGGCTTCAAGCACGGCCGGCTCAGCTTCGAGAGACCTTCGGCACGACTGCACGCGCTGGCGCGATGA
- a CDS encoding mannose-1-phosphate guanylyltransferase/mannose-6-phosphate isomerase — MSQKIIPVVMCGGVGIGLWPIARDTMPKQFIPLFGQESTFQRAVQLLSDKAVFDKPIVVTSSEYRFTVADQLQAIGVQAEIVLEPVRRDSAPAVAIAVELGLARDGAAIVGVFAADHVVQDGALFVETCARAAKVAAQGRIVTIGIPPTYPASQYGYIRPGAEITDDARQVEAFVEKPDAVQAARCLADGYLWNSGNLIFDAATMRAELEIFAPGVIRAAREAVAKSTSDLGFRVLDTGAFARALKISIDYAVMERTTKAAVIAGHFGWSDVAGWAAIWDLSDKGKCGNVVEGRGYVVDGANNLVRSEEALVAVVGLDDVAVIATRDAILVMPKAKADKVKDVVAMIASNGEAEAGAHREVHRPWGKYLSIDLGSRHQVKRITVKSGGVLSLQKHFHRAEHWVVVRGTAEVTRDEETLVVHENESIYLPIGCTHRMANPGKIPLEIIEVQVGSYLGEDDIVRIEDIYKRV, encoded by the coding sequence ATGTCGCAGAAGATCATCCCCGTTGTGATGTGCGGAGGAGTCGGAATCGGCCTATGGCCGATCGCGCGCGACACGATGCCGAAGCAGTTCATCCCGCTCTTCGGCCAGGAATCGACTTTCCAACGGGCGGTTCAGCTTCTCTCCGATAAGGCGGTCTTCGACAAGCCGATCGTCGTGACCAGCTCGGAATACCGGTTCACCGTCGCGGATCAGTTGCAGGCGATCGGCGTGCAGGCCGAGATCGTGCTCGAGCCCGTCAGACGTGACTCCGCTCCCGCCGTGGCGATCGCGGTCGAGCTCGGCCTTGCGCGCGACGGCGCAGCCATTGTCGGCGTCTTCGCGGCAGATCATGTCGTGCAGGATGGCGCGCTTTTCGTCGAGACTTGCGCCAGGGCTGCCAAGGTGGCCGCACAGGGGCGCATCGTGACGATCGGGATACCGCCGACCTATCCGGCGTCGCAGTACGGCTATATCCGGCCCGGAGCGGAAATCACCGATGACGCCCGCCAGGTCGAGGCTTTCGTCGAGAAGCCCGATGCCGTGCAGGCTGCCCGCTGTCTCGCGGACGGCTATCTCTGGAATTCCGGCAACCTCATCTTCGATGCGGCCACGATGCGGGCCGAGCTCGAGATTTTCGCGCCGGGTGTCATCCGCGCGGCGCGTGAGGCCGTCGCGAAGAGCACGAGCGATCTCGGCTTCCGGGTGCTCGACACCGGCGCCTTCGCCAGGGCGCTGAAGATCTCGATCGACTATGCCGTCATGGAGCGGACGACGAAGGCAGCGGTGATCGCCGGTCATTTCGGCTGGTCGGATGTCGCCGGCTGGGCTGCGATCTGGGACCTTTCCGATAAGGGAAAATGCGGCAATGTCGTCGAAGGCAGGGGCTATGTCGTGGATGGCGCGAACAACCTCGTTCGCTCCGAGGAGGCCCTCGTCGCCGTGGTCGGCCTCGACGATGTCGCCGTCATCGCCACGCGCGACGCCATATTGGTGATGCCGAAGGCGAAGGCCGACAAGGTCAAGGACGTCGTGGCCATGATCGCGTCCAACGGCGAGGCGGAGGCCGGTGCCCATCGCGAAGTTCACCGGCCCTGGGGCAAATATCTCTCGATCGATCTGGGTTCGCGCCATCAGGTCAAGCGCATCACGGTCAAGTCCGGTGGCGTTCTCTCGCTCCAGAAGCATTTCCACCGGGCCGAGCACTGGGTCGTGGTGCGCGGCACGGCCGAGGTGACGCGCGACGAGGAAACCCTCGTCGTGCACGAGAACGAGTCGATCTACCTGCCGATCGGCTGCACCCACCGCATGGCCAATCCAGGCAAGATCCCGCTCGAGATCATCGAGGTGCAGGTCGGCTCCTATCTGGGCGAAGACGACATCGTCCGCATCGAGGACATCTACAAGCGGGTTTGA
- a CDS encoding AI-2E family transporter — MDEKAPNRGRSSTMIDNAIRVGLVALLVYACARIVLPFAFLLIWSAILAVILYPLHLRLMPRLGNRGSALLIGLIGVVLMLGPMVIAVTSLATTLYSLISTLQSQDISIPQPPLWLDGTPLIGKKLTEIWALVASNLPAALAKYGHLLSGPLAWLATFAGGLAVGELSFVLSFAIAGVLILYGKEAATFAHRLLTRVTGSNERAEQLVTLTAATIRGVGLGVVGVALIQSSLLGLGFFAIGIQAAGPLTLIALILGIMQVPLILLTLPVVGYVFIHEATQPAVIFLIWNIGVGLGDNILRPLMLGRGLNVPMPVILMGVIGGMIVDGLLGLFVGPVLLAVSYVLLLEWLQQHPV; from the coding sequence ATGGACGAGAAGGCTCCAAACCGTGGTCGCTCATCGACCATGATCGATAATGCCATTCGGGTCGGTCTGGTTGCCCTGCTGGTCTATGCCTGCGCACGGATCGTGCTTCCCTTCGCATTCCTTTTGATCTGGTCGGCGATCCTCGCAGTGATCCTCTATCCGCTCCATCTGCGCTTGATGCCGCGGCTGGGAAATCGTGGATCGGCGCTTTTGATCGGGCTTATTGGCGTCGTCTTGATGCTGGGCCCGATGGTGATTGCGGTGACGTCGCTTGCGACGACGCTCTATTCGCTGATCTCGACCTTGCAGAGCCAGGACATTTCCATTCCACAGCCACCACTATGGCTCGATGGCACCCCCTTGATCGGCAAGAAACTAACGGAGATCTGGGCACTCGTCGCCTCCAACTTGCCCGCGGCGCTGGCAAAGTACGGTCACCTGCTCAGCGGGCCCTTGGCGTGGCTGGCTACGTTTGCTGGTGGCCTTGCCGTTGGCGAACTCTCATTCGTACTGTCCTTCGCGATTGCCGGGGTGCTCATTCTCTACGGGAAGGAGGCCGCAACGTTCGCTCATCGTCTGTTGACACGCGTCACAGGGAGCAACGAGCGCGCGGAGCAACTGGTCACGCTGACCGCAGCCACGATCCGCGGCGTGGGGCTCGGCGTGGTTGGCGTGGCTCTGATCCAGTCATCGCTGTTAGGCCTGGGCTTCTTCGCCATCGGAATTCAGGCAGCCGGCCCCTTGACGCTTATTGCGCTCATCTTGGGTATCATGCAGGTGCCGCTGATTTTGCTGACGCTGCCTGTGGTCGGCTATGTCTTCATTCACGAGGCAACGCAGCCAGCGGTCATCTTTCTGATCTGGAATATCGGCGTCGGTCTCGGCGATAATATTCTCAGACCATTGATGCTCGGCAGAGGGCTGAATGTGCCGATGCCGGTCATTCTGATGGGTGTCATCGGCGGCATGATCGTCGACGGGCTCCTCGGGCTATTTGTCGGGCCCGTGCTTCTGGCCGTCAGCTACGTGTTGCTGCTGGAATGGCTGCAGCAACACCCGGTGTGA